Below is a window of Limnochordia bacterium DNA.
TAATGTAGACCATATTTTCTACACCCCGGCCAGCACCAAACCATTTTTCAGCCAAGGCCGCAGCATTAGCATCGTTCTCCACGTAGGTGGTGATCCCAGTCTTCTCCTGCAGTATGGGGCCAAGATAGACATTCTTCCACCCGAGGTTAGGAGCAAACAGGACAAGCCCGGTTTCCCGCTCCAAAGGACCGGGACTGCAAACTCCGATACCAAGCACATCCTCCGGTTTTGCATTCTGCCTTTCTAGCAGTATCTTAACACTTTGTGCCATTCTCTCTAAAACAGCATCGCTACCTTCCTTGGCATCGGTATCGCAGACTACTTGGTCCAACAGTTTGCCGTCTTGATCCACAATTCCCGTTGCGATCTTCGTGCCTCCGAGATCTACACCCACAGCATATTTCTTGCCCATTTTTCCTAAACTCCTCTGCCTTATAGTTCCTTTTTGAAAAAAATGGCTGCCCTCAACTAAGGACAGCCATTGCAATCATGATAAGCACTAATTAATCGATTCTTTCCTCGGTGTCACGATCAAAGAAGTGAACCTTGTTCATGTTAAACACGATCTGATGCTCGTAACCATCCTCCACCTTGCTAGTAGCATCCAACCGTGCAACAAACATATGCTCATCCACGGAGAAGTACGCATAGATCTCTGCACCCATGGGCTCCGTCACGTCAACAAACGCCTCAACTAGACAATCCTCGGGACGCTCTTTGAGCATCTCGGCATCTTCAATGTCCTCAGGACGAATACCGAAGATAACTTCCTTATCTACGTACTCGTGCAAATGCTTGTACTGGGCAAGTTTTTCACGAGGAATCTTCAGTTTAAAGGAGAATCCATCAACCCATACATCCTCGCCTTCGCCCTTCAATACTACGTTCAAAAAGTTCATCGCAGGACTACCGATAAATCCACCAACAAATACGTTAACTGGATTATCATAGATATCCAACGGGGCACCAACCTGCTGAATTACGCCATCTTTCATAACCACGATGCGGTCGCCCATGGTCATGGCTTCTGTCTGGTCGTGTGTTACGTAAATCATAGTTGTTTGTAGTCTGTTATGCAGCTTACTGAGCTCAGCCCTCATCTGCACACGCAATTTGGCGTCCAGGTTGGAAAGAGGTTCGTCCATCAAGAACACCTTTGGTTCCCGCACAATCGCTCGTCCTACGGCAACTCGCTGTCTCTGTCCACCGGAAAGAGCCTTTGGCTTCCGGTCTAAGAGGTTCTCGATTCCTAACATTCGAGCTGCTTCCTTCACCCGCTGATCAATCTCTGCCCGCGGAAAACGACGCAATTTGAGACCAAAGGCCATATTGTTATAGACATCCATGTGCGGGTACAACGCATAGTTCTGGAACACCATCGCAATGTCTCTGTCTTTAGGCGGAATGTCGTTTACTACAACATCTCCGATGTAGATCTTACCATCGGTAATCTCCTCAAGGCCGGCAACCATTCGTAGGGTAGTGGACTTTCCACAACCAGAAGGGCCAACTAGGACGACAAATTCCTTGTCCAATATATCAAGGTTCGCTTCGTTAACAGCAATGACATTGCCGAATCTTTTTGTCACGTTATCCAATAAAACACGTGCCATTGTGGTTTTCGCCTCCCAATCTATTTTCATAAACACCGGAATGTGAACCGGCGGAATCTAGAATCATATATAGACCCAGTACACATACATACACTATTCAACAAGAATGGATCAATATCCTGCCTCTCATCGAGAAAATGTATGGGCCAGATTCTATCAAAATTTACCACTCACTAAAACTCAATTCTGTACGAAGCTGTCAAACGCTTTGGATTATCCGGTGTAGACGTCGCTGTCCACTTGATACCGTTTGGAGCGGTATACTCGGCTTTAATCAAACTTACCTTTCCAGCTTCAAAGTCATACTTCGTTGTAAACCCAATATTCTCGAAGAAACCGGGTATGCTGAACACTTTGCTAATCGTCAGCTCATTTGCGTTAAAGCGTCGACCCTTGATGTCATATTGGGACTTAATACCAGCAGTAACACCAAGGACTTCCTTCTTAGCTTCTAGATCCATCAGCTGCCTTGTAGTCCCTTCCTGGGCATAGGTCAGATACCTTCCGTCGAAGGTTACCCCGGCTAAAGCAACTTCCACACCGACTTCCCGGCCGTCTTCCTTACCAGCATAAAGAGTCTTCAAGTTAGCACTCACATATGGAGTGTCAAAATCTCCATAATTCCATATCCCCGCTTTCAGGAAAACACCATTGGTCACCTTGAATTTGCTATACACCTGGTAGGCACTACCGGTGTCCTTATCGTTTGCAAACTCTGCTCCAACGTTAACCCGTTCATTAAGTTGACTACTTGCCTTAAAGAAGAAGGCAGAACGTTCTTCCTTAAGCCTCACATAGGAACCAGTTAGCTGTACCCGATCAACATCGCCCATAAAACGCAAAGCTAAGGGGCGCACATCTCCATCAAACCCATATAAACCACTTAGGCGAACATCACCAATTCTGCCCCCCAAAACCTCAATACCATCGAAGTTGGAGAAGGCACCGACATAGTCAGAATAGTTTGCCGAGAACCGCCCAATACGGGTTGTTAAAACCGGTCCGGCGTTTAGGAATTGACCCTGAGTGGTCATCAAAGCGGTAATTCGTGGGTATACTGCCGTGCCTGGCGTAACAGGAAAGAAATCATCTAGATCTCCCTCTGCATCGGGAACTAGTTTTAACTGCAGACTAACCTGCTGTTCGTCGCCCTTGACCAGGTTCATATTCAGTTTCAACTTCATGTTGACATTGAACTCACCGTTATCAAAAACGCCAAGGGCTTCCATTGAGCCGTTTGGTTCGACGGCTTGTATTACCTGACAGCTAAGTAGCAATATCAGGATGCCACATAGTAGACTTAACCGTTTTTGCATGCTGTTCCTCCCTCTAACCAAAATCAGACTATCAATACTCATTGAACTATGAGCAATGAGTACTCGAAATCCCTCCCTGCATAAAGCATGGCAATCATAAGTTCTGTTTCCATTCCTGGATGTTAAAATATACTTCGCTTCTCTACGGGTAAACTCCTTCCTTATTACCCCATATTTTAACAGGCCACAATCATTCTAGAAAAATCAGTCCCTCATTTTTTAAGGACACGGGATCCGTTTACCAATGTTTGCTGGGACTTTGTTTTTGAAATGACCCATGTAGATGGAGGAAACAGACCCCTATAAAAAGAACTAATAGATCACGAACTTGCTTTTCCATGTTCGGGTCCATAAAAAACCTCGTTACGTGGGAAGGTGCTAATAATGAAGACAAAAAAATATAGCTTCAACCTCATTGTAAGCCTGGGATTTTGTATTCTCTTTGCCTACCTGGAGTCCATCGGTGTTGGTTTGTATGCTCTGAATGAGGCATATACCCTGGCAGCCTTTTTGTCCATCGTCTTTGGTATCATTGCTTTTTATTTCGCATCATTGATCGCCACTTCAGCTTCAGTAAAGTGGCGCAGTGGCTCTCCTGGCGAGGTCATCATGTTGGCCGGGTTGTATCGTGTGCTTACCATCATTGCCTTAATTGGAAGCGTCGTGTATATTCAAGGTAAACTAAGTATGTTTGCCAGCTTCTTCTCTCTTTTTGGAGGGATGCTCTTAGGATGGTCCTTACAGGCTCCGGTGAGTGGACTGGCGGCGTGGATCTTGGTGACAGTAAAACGTCCTTTTCGCATCGGGGATCGGGTCCAATTCCCAACACTAGGACTTACCGGTGATGTAAAGCAAATAGGCCCCATGTATACGGTTTTGGACCAAGTAGGTGGAGCAATCGGCAGTGAGGAAGCCGTTGGCAGAAACGTCTTGATCCCTAACGCCATGTTATTTACGAGTGTGGTGATCAACTACACCGTCAAACGTGAAGCAGCGTATATCCTGGATGAAGTAGTAATCCGGATTACCTACGACTCCGACTGGGATACAGCCGAACAAATCCTGCTGAACGCCGCACGTTCGGTGACAGTAGACATTATCAAGGAGACGGGTCAAGAGCCTTATATTCGTTCAGATATCTATGACTATGGTATCTATTTACGTCTTAGATACATAACCCTAGCGACAGACCGCCCGCGGATATCCCATCAGATTATTGAGAAAATCTTTAAGGCATTCCAGCATAATCGAAACGTGGACTTTGCCATACCCTATGTCTATTCCTTCAAACGGGGCATGGTTAGTAGCGCACAGACATCCTACCAGAAGGATGACGTCGAGCATATTCCAATCGATGATATTGTAAACGCAGATGAGATCAACCCAAACGATAGCGAAGGACTAAAAACCATCGATAGGTTGGCTCAAAGCATCTCGGAAAAGGGATTACTACAACCAATTATTGTAGTCAGAGAGCCCGACGGGAATCGGTATAGAGTCGTTGCGGGACACCAACGACTCAAGGCTTGCATTCACCTAGGATGGGATTCAGTACCGGCAGTAGTCAGAAATCCCATCGGAACAGAGATCGAAACCTTTGAGGGGCTTACAAGTAAACCATTTTCCAAGGAACCCGATCAGACAATCCCCATGTAGGCACTTGGCCATAAGTATTTCACATCCGTGCTGTGACTACACTATTACCCAGTTCTTTACTAACTGCGGTTAAGGGCGCATTTGCTTGCATCACACCGTCGTGGGTTCCTGGTGTAAGTGATACACCTCATCCATGACAGTGAAGATAGTGCCCCCAAACGCGAATGACATCGTCCAACAGGTGACTTGGCAAACTTGTCTTGATATCCCCAGGAGCATAAGTAGTACTTGGAAAGTCCGGGAGGGAGTCGACTTCATCCCGCAATCTGATATAATATTTCCGAGCAATCTTGGATAATCTGGTTTGGTAAGAATCTAACGACTTCCGTCGCGGGAGTATGTCGATTGTCTCTTACCAATACCTGTGAGGATTTCATGGCTACACCCCCTCGAAAGACACAGTGTAGCCCACTTCTACTTATTACGTTAACCTTCGATGAGGGTACTAGAACCCGACCGATAGACAAGCTACAAAAAGATCAAACTAACATCGTCCAACAGGATCGGTAATCCCTTTGACTTAGCAAATACCAATCGGGCTGTCTTGACGTCGCTAGGAACAGTGGAAGACCTTCCATCGTAATAGAACCAACCGGGGCCTAAAGTACGCGCCGGGATGGATAGACATATTCCGGGTCCAACCTCGCAACCATTGACGTCAAGCCATGTGAGAGTCGCTTGCAGGGGTGGATTACCACAGTTGGTATCCACAGTCTCTTTCGTTACTAAAAGGGCAATGTAGAACTTTAACAGAAGCATAGTCCCAGGACAAACATGTACATCTTGGGAAATAGAAGATGGCAGGCACTCAAATAAGTTGCATTCCTTCCTTTCCGCTAGAGATAGTTGTACCGATGCTATACCAGTATGGGCACAGGAGCTAGATAGCACATTGCTTCCGGACCATCCTTGTGCTTCGTAGGGGCTTTTCCACACTTCAAATCCACCATTGTGAACCAAGTTTCCTCGGCAAACTACAGTCTTCTCCTTTTCTGCTGGTTTCCATACACAACTTGTTCCAACTAAGGTTGAGTACACAGGCAGGCACGTCGACCTGCGACCATAAATAGCCATAGACTTCGCTCCTTATTTTGGGACTATCCACAAAACGGCCATGACCATTCATCTTCTTTGCAGGGCCACCAACAGGGAGAACACTCACCTTTACGATGAAGATCCTTGGAGACACGGATCTTTTTAGCAATTGCTTCCTCTTTCCGGGCAAGGGCTACTATCTCATCAGCTACCGTCTTCTCAAGCTGTATTACCAACTCCACGATTTCCCGTGGCGACAAACACTTCAGCTCACTAGGCAACCAATTAGCACTAATGGCAAGTTTGTCAGCAATGATCTTCAATATCCGGGCAATTTGCTCTTGTTCATCGGCAGAGGCAGCAAGAAGACGCAGACGAATTTGCTCAATTGTTTCCATGATTTCTCGCCTCGTTTAATCCAAAGTGTTCTTCATTTTATGTCATATCCACTAAGAGTGTGCGTTGACACCACGATGGACAATACCACTTTTGGGGGAAATTAACCCATGGCAGACCAAATTCCGGTGACATAACATGAAATGAAGGATCAGGGCTTTATTGCCATCCTTACGATTTACCAAGAAGGAGGCCTATTAAGATGGTCGTTGTTGACCCAACTTCGCTAATCCTGTCCATTGTAGCATCGGAACAAGCGTATCTTGCCAGCATTCTCTCTGCGGAAGCCGTAAAAGCAGAGATGGCAGCTTCCATGATCGGTATCCTTGATTTCGAAGACGAGGCCGCGGCCAGTCCTAACCTTGTGCTTGACAAGGCCCTGCGAATTGAGAAATCGGTGGCCTCGGTAATCAGGGCTGCCGCCGACAAGGAGATAGCCATTGCAGCCAAGGTAAGCGCAGTAATGGGTAATCCGCTATGTGGAATCAAGTGGATTACTTGCTGTGACACAAATGATTGCTAAGTGCGTGTTGGCCGGGGCTTCCCCTGGCCAACTCTATACTTTGACTGAGGTGTGGAATGATGGATAAAAAGACCGTTTTCTGTATCACCGCTG
It encodes the following:
- a CDS encoding mechanosensitive ion channel produces the protein MKTKKYSFNLIVSLGFCILFAYLESIGVGLYALNEAYTLAAFLSIVFGIIAFYFASLIATSASVKWRSGSPGEVIMLAGLYRVLTIIALIGSVVYIQGKLSMFASFFSLFGGMLLGWSLQAPVSGLAAWILVTVKRPFRIGDRVQFPTLGLTGDVKQIGPMYTVLDQVGGAIGSEEAVGRNVLIPNAMLFTSVVINYTVKREAAYILDEVVIRITYDSDWDTAEQILLNAARSVTVDIIKETGQEPYIRSDIYDYGIYLRLRYITLATDRPRISHQIIEKIFKAFQHNRNVDFAIPYVYSFKRGMVSSAQTSYQKDDVEHIPIDDIVNADEINPNDSEGLKTIDRLAQSISEKGLLQPIIVVREPDGNRYRVVAGHQRLKACIHLGWDSVPAVVRNPIGTEIETFEGLTSKPFSKEPDQTIPM
- the ugpC gene encoding sn-glycerol-3-phosphate ABC transporter ATP-binding protein UgpC codes for the protein MARVLLDNVTKRFGNVIAVNEANLDILDKEFVVLVGPSGCGKSTTLRMVAGLEEITDGKIYIGDVVVNDIPPKDRDIAMVFQNYALYPHMDVYNNMAFGLKLRRFPRAEIDQRVKEAARMLGIENLLDRKPKALSGGQRQRVAVGRAIVREPKVFLMDEPLSNLDAKLRVQMRAELSKLHNRLQTTMIYVTHDQTEAMTMGDRIVVMKDGVIQQVGAPLDIYDNPVNVFVGGFIGSPAMNFLNVVLKGEGEDVWVDGFSFKLKIPREKLAQYKHLHEYVDKEVIFGIRPEDIEDAEMLKERPEDCLVEAFVDVTEPMGAEIYAYFSVDEHMFVARLDATSKVEDGYEHQIVFNMNKVHFFDRDTEERID